One genomic window of Caenorhabditis elegans chromosome I includes the following:
- the D1007.15 gene encoding Cation-transporting P-type ATPase C-terminal domain-containing protein (Confirmed by transcript evidence) — protein sequence MAEEQELGLSSDIAFDRLILEAKSSIAECKLKPDAHRPNKVCTFSHYFCTRTFLFIRISLIFLIVGSVDIENRITYSSATVYALLLLYTILLEVWQNRIRSTAFQQKYRKAFDAILEMEKQKPTKFNYNPKSLEAVTDDVAVCQSCFRDGQVMEVPRILLVIGDVITFRPGQVAPCNCETFDGRVLAEGDRLSWDIKSDKKSGFVDPLEPVYARVTCYPIKNHLETALSADDSPLQFDYQLQYMIHNVFEHYVIPVALLCSILGTIVRFCYSDDENLFGTRFVFAVPSLTVLPLLILQLPLLLHFVKFINNREVAKFLGLPDDFESCKDLVSILSSITGTSFVDKKGILSCAHPSIEKVVFATNQADESGTLGIHLEVMNLSSDQEPTINSSGQPSNKWTLSMDDPNWQRFLPNLLPLSYNLLLNSCKQSESFHQFVDHLAVVATKVPRTIATANRRCVCQLPSLLGFTSKSLDNFQGPPKILGFYKKQPGEAALPGLTKHRTPIEMAFCTIHDDAKSLHSHLACQGTANLVVDACTHIWNGTEVIPMSKRLKSSVKDFYLRHSMTGHCLAVSYRPCFSKLATSLAGKYVEVPLNQEHSKIETALPRSHSNESFDEIDYTKTVRTADSAIDQYFTGQILCGLVVLHYEPIPQSVSIIEKLDQICVRPVYFSKENELRSRVFAEKLGIEAGWNCHISLAEEESAPVRKAGVAHEQFLAQKPSRSKFWRRIALSESNLESLDCESLARGSPSLRKMSVVSAKMAPIPNIARLPTGVQNVRPHLDEVDNVPLLVGLFTDSNTSAVEEMIEIMQENGEVVMVVGSCRNASNSMIYSKANISVCVDDVEEPACRLLDHPVESVNNNVMQISSRLTALATDFRLDHVKLLKMSSLIVCARHRMSSFRHSLLFILYASLLYSVTILMSTFFFLPIIFTHSQTILTSFLHIPVLFLGTLFTSFEPKSKIIRIAPKNSSEIPKVEKLKTVSQFIWQFVPSAVYINILFLILLMANSNLMCSFSDISCLFNTDGSAGSQPLLEFNETRLGQVSLSTETIRHIIGLQITVIYCVLSSSFVYGLSSLWYEFPIKCLLWDAAVIVCLITQIGYSYLRGVHLSDLFSLLPLGILFIWICIIVIVNELIKIRRIRQFTREQRRTKFEFDTKLGMNSPY from the exons ATGGCAGAAGAACAAGAACTTGGTTTATCAAGTGATATTGCATTTGATAGACTGATTCTTGAAGCAAAATCATCAATTGCTGAATG TAAGCTCAAACCGGATGCTCATCGCCCCAACAAAGTATGTACATTCTCTCATTACTTCTGCACACGgacttttctttttattcgaatttcattgatttttctgatcgTTGGATCGGTTGATAT tgaaaatcgtATAACGTATTCATCGGCGACCGTCTATGCTCTTCTACTTCTTTACACAATTTTATTGGAAGTATGGCAGAACCGTATTCGTTCAACAGcttttcaacagaaatatcGGAAAGCATTTGATGCGATTTTAGAGATGGAAAAGCAGAAGCCCACAAAATTCAACTACAATCCGAAAAGTCTTGAAGCTGTAAccgatgacgtggcagtcTGTCAGTCGTGTTTCCGTGATGGACAAGTTATGGAAGTTCCGAGGATTCTGTTGGTCATTGGAGATGTGATTACGTTTCGGCCAGGGCAG GTGGCTCCATGTAACTGTGAGACATTCGATGGCCGAGTTCTAGCTGAAGGCGATCGGCTCAGCTGGGATATCAAATCCGATAAGAAGTCTGGATTTGTAGATCCACTTGAGCCTGTTTAT GCTCGCGTTACATGCTACCCAATCAAGAATCATCTAGAAACAGCCCTATCAGCTGATGATAGTCCTTTGCAATTTGACTATCAATTACAATATATGATCCATAATGTTTTTGAGCATTATGTGATACCAGTTGCTTTGCTCTGCTCAATTCTCGGAACAATTGTGCGATTCTGTTACTCTGACGATGAAAATTTATTCGGGACCAG ATTTGTGTTCGCTGTGCCAAGTCTTACTGTGCTCCCACTTCTGATCCTTCAACTCCcacttcttcttcattttgtcAAGTTTATAAATAATCGAGAAGTAGCAAAGTTCCTGGGATTACCAGATGATTTCGAGTCTTGTAAGGATTTGGTCAGCATATTATCAAGTATTACTGGGACCagttttgttgataaaaaagGCATTTTGTCATGTGCCCATCCGTCGATCGAGAAAGTCGTGTTTGCCACAAATCAGGCTG ATGAATCCGGAACTCTTGGAATACACCTAGAAGTGATGAACTTGTCATCTGATCAGGAACCAACTATAAATTCATCTGGTCAACCATCAAATAAATGGACTCTTTCAATGGATGACCCCAATTGGCAACGGTTTCTTCCAAATCTTCTTCCATTATCCTATAACTTACTTCTGAATTCTTGTAAGCAATCGGAATCCTTCCATCAGTTTGTGGATCATCTAGCTGTAGTGGCAACAAAA GTGCCCCGAACCATTGCAACTGCAAATCGTCGTTGCGTGTGCCAACTTCCCTCTCTTCTCGGCTTCACTTCGAAAAGTCTTGATAACTTTCAAGgacctccaaaaattttgggtttctaCAAAAAACAGCCGGGTGAAGCTGCTCTTCCAGGCCTTACAAAGCACCGGACACCTATTGAAATGGCATTTTGTACAATTCATGATGATGCAAAGTCTCTTCATAGTCATTTAGCATGCCAGGGAACTGCCAATTTGGTGGTTGAT GCTTGCACGCACATTTGGAATGGAACGGAAGTTATTCCAATGTCAAAAAGATTGAAATCTTCGgtaaaagatttttatttgagaCATTCAATGACTGGGCATTGCCTAGCTGTTTCATACCGTCCATGTTTCTCAAAGTTAGCAACTTCATTGGCTGGAAAGTATGTAGAAGTTCCATTGAATCAAGAACactcgaaaattgaaacagcACTGCCAAGAAGTCACAGTAacg AATCGTTCGACGAAATTGACTACACAAAAACCGTTCGTACCGCTGACTCTGCAATCGATCAATATTTCACGGGTCAAATTCTGTGTGGACTCGTTGTTCTGCACTATGAACCAATTCCACAATCTGTTTCAATTATTGAGAAACTGGATCAAATATGTGTTCGCcctgtttatttttcaaaagaaaacgagCTGCGGAGTAGAGTTTTTGCGGAGAAACTTGGAATTGAAGCCGGATGGAATTGTCATATTTCGTTAGCCGAAGAGGAATCGGCGCCTGTAAGGAAGGCTGGTGTGGCtcatgaacaatttttggcgcAGAAACCAAGTAGATCAAAGTTTTGGAGACGAATCGCATT AAGTGAATCTAACTTGGAAAGTCTGGACTGCGAATCTCTCGCCCGTGGATCTCCATCCCTTCGGAAAATGAGCGTGGTTTCTGCGAAAATGGCTCCAATCCCAAATATTGCACGACTCCCGACGGGTGTTCAGAATGTTCGGCCGCATTTGGATGAAGTAGATAATGTTCCACTTCTCGTTGGATTATTCACAGATTCAAACACTTCTGCGGTCGAGGAAATGATTGAGATTATGCAG GAAAATGGAGAAGTTGTGATGGTAGTGGGAAGTTGTCGGAATGCGAGTAATTCAATGATCTACTCAAAAGCTAATATTTCCGTGTGTGTGGATGATGTAGAAGAACCCGCATGCCGGCTATTGGATCATCCAGTTGAATCTGTGAACAATAATGTTATGCAGATTTCAAGTAGGCTTACTGCGTTAGCCACGGATTTTCGATTGGATCATGTAAAG CTTCTAAAAATGTCATCACTGATAGTATGTGCTCGTCATCGAATGTCATCATTCCGTCATTCTCTTCTATTTATTCTATATGCTTCACTTTTATATTCAGTGACAATTCTCATGTCAACATTCTTCTTTCTACCAATTATTTTCACACATTCTCAAACTATTTTGACCTCATTTCTACATATTCCTGTATTGTTTTTGGGCACTTTATTCACAAGTTTTGAGCCAAAATCAAAGATAATAAGGATCGCACCAAAG aactcatctgaaattccaaaagtagAAAAGCTGAAAACAGTGAGTCAGTTCATTTGGCAATTTGTTCCATCTGCTGTATACATCAACATTCTATTTCTCATCCTTTTAATGGCAAACTCCAATCTCATGTGCtcattttccgatatttcgtGCTTATTCAATACGGACGGATCTGCAGGTTCACAGCcacttttggaatttaatgAGACAAGATTGGGACAAGTTAGTCTATCAACTGAGACAATAAGGCATATCATTGGATTACAG ATAACTGTTATCTATTGTGTCTTGTCATCAAGTTTTGTCTACGGGCTATCTTCTCTATGGTACGAATTTCCAATTAAGTGTCTTCTTTGGGATGCAGCTGTCATTGTGTGTCTTATCACCCAG ATTGGCTATTCATATCTTCGAGGTGTTCATCTTTCCGACCTCTTTTCCCTTCTTCCATTGGGAATTTTATTCATATGGATATGTATTATTGTAATCGTCAATGAGTTGATCAAAATCCGTCGGATACGTCAATTCACTCGTGAACAAAGAAGAaccaaattcgaattt
- the D1007.15 gene encoding Cation-transporting P-type ATPase C-terminal domain-containing protein (Confirmed by transcript evidence): protein MAEEQELGLSSDIAFDRLILEAKSSIAEWYSVNVVNKLKPDAHRPNKVCTFSHYFCTRTFLFIRISLIFLIVGSVDIENRITYSSATVYALLLLYTILLEVWQNRIRSTAFQQKYRKAFDAILEMEKQKPTKFNYNPKSLEAVTDDVAVCQSCFRDGQVMEVPRILLVIGDVITFRPGQVAPCNCETFDGRVLAEGDRLSWDIKSDKKSGFVDPLEPVYARVTCYPIKNHLETALSADDSPLQFDYQLQYMIHNVFEHYVIPVALLCSILGTIVRFCYSDDENLFGTRFVFAVPSLTVLPLLILQLPLLLHFVKFINNREVAKFLGLPDDFESCKDLVSILSSITGTSFVDKKGILSCAHPSIEKVVFATNQADESGTLGIHLEVMNLSSDQEPTINSSGQPSNKWTLSMDDPNWQRFLPNLLPLSYNLLLNSCKQSESFHQFVDHLAVVATKVPRTIATANRRCVCQLPSLLGFTSKSLDNFQGPPKILGFYKKQPGEAALPGLTKHRTPIEMAFCTIHDDAKSLHSHLACQGTANLVVDACTHIWNGTEVIPMSKRLKSSVKDFYLRHSMTGHCLAVSYRPCFSKLATSLAGKYVEVPLNQEHSKIETALPRSHSNESFDEIDYTKTVRTADSAIDQYFTGQILCGLVVLHYEPIPQSVSIIEKLDQICVRPVYFSKENELRSRVFAEKLGIEAGWNCHISLAEEESAPVRKAGVAHEQFLAQKPSRSKFWRRIALSESNLESLDCESLARGSPSLRKMSVVSAKMAPIPNIARLPTGVQNVRPHLDEVDNVPLLVGLFTDSNTSAVEEMIEIMQENGEVVMVVGSCRNASNSMIYSKANISVCVDDVEEPACRLLDHPVESVNNNVMQISSRLTALATDFRLDHVKLLKMSSLIVCARHRMSSFRHSLLFILYASLLYSVTILMSTFFFLPIIFTHSQTILTSFLHIPVLFLGTLFTSFEPKSKIIRIAPKNSSEIPKVEKLKTVSQFIWQFVPSAVYINILFLILLMANSNLMCSFSDISCLFNTDGSAGSQPLLEFNETRLGQVSLSTETIRHIIGLQITVIYCVLSSSFVYGLSSLWYEFPIKCLLWDAAVIVCLITQIGYSYLRGVHLSDLFSLLPLGILFIWICIIVIVNELIKIRRIRQFTREQRRTKFEFDTKLGMNSPY, encoded by the exons ATGGCAGAAGAACAAGAACTTGGTTTATCAAGTGATATTGCATTTGATAGACTGATTCTTGAAGCAAAATCATCAATTGCTGAATGGTATAGTGTGAATGTTGTCAA TAAGCTCAAACCGGATGCTCATCGCCCCAACAAAGTATGTACATTCTCTCATTACTTCTGCACACGgacttttctttttattcgaatttcattgatttttctgatcgTTGGATCGGTTGATAT tgaaaatcgtATAACGTATTCATCGGCGACCGTCTATGCTCTTCTACTTCTTTACACAATTTTATTGGAAGTATGGCAGAACCGTATTCGTTCAACAGcttttcaacagaaatatcGGAAAGCATTTGATGCGATTTTAGAGATGGAAAAGCAGAAGCCCACAAAATTCAACTACAATCCGAAAAGTCTTGAAGCTGTAAccgatgacgtggcagtcTGTCAGTCGTGTTTCCGTGATGGACAAGTTATGGAAGTTCCGAGGATTCTGTTGGTCATTGGAGATGTGATTACGTTTCGGCCAGGGCAG GTGGCTCCATGTAACTGTGAGACATTCGATGGCCGAGTTCTAGCTGAAGGCGATCGGCTCAGCTGGGATATCAAATCCGATAAGAAGTCTGGATTTGTAGATCCACTTGAGCCTGTTTAT GCTCGCGTTACATGCTACCCAATCAAGAATCATCTAGAAACAGCCCTATCAGCTGATGATAGTCCTTTGCAATTTGACTATCAATTACAATATATGATCCATAATGTTTTTGAGCATTATGTGATACCAGTTGCTTTGCTCTGCTCAATTCTCGGAACAATTGTGCGATTCTGTTACTCTGACGATGAAAATTTATTCGGGACCAG ATTTGTGTTCGCTGTGCCAAGTCTTACTGTGCTCCCACTTCTGATCCTTCAACTCCcacttcttcttcattttgtcAAGTTTATAAATAATCGAGAAGTAGCAAAGTTCCTGGGATTACCAGATGATTTCGAGTCTTGTAAGGATTTGGTCAGCATATTATCAAGTATTACTGGGACCagttttgttgataaaaaagGCATTTTGTCATGTGCCCATCCGTCGATCGAGAAAGTCGTGTTTGCCACAAATCAGGCTG ATGAATCCGGAACTCTTGGAATACACCTAGAAGTGATGAACTTGTCATCTGATCAGGAACCAACTATAAATTCATCTGGTCAACCATCAAATAAATGGACTCTTTCAATGGATGACCCCAATTGGCAACGGTTTCTTCCAAATCTTCTTCCATTATCCTATAACTTACTTCTGAATTCTTGTAAGCAATCGGAATCCTTCCATCAGTTTGTGGATCATCTAGCTGTAGTGGCAACAAAA GTGCCCCGAACCATTGCAACTGCAAATCGTCGTTGCGTGTGCCAACTTCCCTCTCTTCTCGGCTTCACTTCGAAAAGTCTTGATAACTTTCAAGgacctccaaaaattttgggtttctaCAAAAAACAGCCGGGTGAAGCTGCTCTTCCAGGCCTTACAAAGCACCGGACACCTATTGAAATGGCATTTTGTACAATTCATGATGATGCAAAGTCTCTTCATAGTCATTTAGCATGCCAGGGAACTGCCAATTTGGTGGTTGAT GCTTGCACGCACATTTGGAATGGAACGGAAGTTATTCCAATGTCAAAAAGATTGAAATCTTCGgtaaaagatttttatttgagaCATTCAATGACTGGGCATTGCCTAGCTGTTTCATACCGTCCATGTTTCTCAAAGTTAGCAACTTCATTGGCTGGAAAGTATGTAGAAGTTCCATTGAATCAAGAACactcgaaaattgaaacagcACTGCCAAGAAGTCACAGTAacg AATCGTTCGACGAAATTGACTACACAAAAACCGTTCGTACCGCTGACTCTGCAATCGATCAATATTTCACGGGTCAAATTCTGTGTGGACTCGTTGTTCTGCACTATGAACCAATTCCACAATCTGTTTCAATTATTGAGAAACTGGATCAAATATGTGTTCGCcctgtttatttttcaaaagaaaacgagCTGCGGAGTAGAGTTTTTGCGGAGAAACTTGGAATTGAAGCCGGATGGAATTGTCATATTTCGTTAGCCGAAGAGGAATCGGCGCCTGTAAGGAAGGCTGGTGTGGCtcatgaacaatttttggcgcAGAAACCAAGTAGATCAAAGTTTTGGAGACGAATCGCATT AAGTGAATCTAACTTGGAAAGTCTGGACTGCGAATCTCTCGCCCGTGGATCTCCATCCCTTCGGAAAATGAGCGTGGTTTCTGCGAAAATGGCTCCAATCCCAAATATTGCACGACTCCCGACGGGTGTTCAGAATGTTCGGCCGCATTTGGATGAAGTAGATAATGTTCCACTTCTCGTTGGATTATTCACAGATTCAAACACTTCTGCGGTCGAGGAAATGATTGAGATTATGCAG GAAAATGGAGAAGTTGTGATGGTAGTGGGAAGTTGTCGGAATGCGAGTAATTCAATGATCTACTCAAAAGCTAATATTTCCGTGTGTGTGGATGATGTAGAAGAACCCGCATGCCGGCTATTGGATCATCCAGTTGAATCTGTGAACAATAATGTTATGCAGATTTCAAGTAGGCTTACTGCGTTAGCCACGGATTTTCGATTGGATCATGTAAAG CTTCTAAAAATGTCATCACTGATAGTATGTGCTCGTCATCGAATGTCATCATTCCGTCATTCTCTTCTATTTATTCTATATGCTTCACTTTTATATTCAGTGACAATTCTCATGTCAACATTCTTCTTTCTACCAATTATTTTCACACATTCTCAAACTATTTTGACCTCATTTCTACATATTCCTGTATTGTTTTTGGGCACTTTATTCACAAGTTTTGAGCCAAAATCAAAGATAATAAGGATCGCACCAAAG aactcatctgaaattccaaaagtagAAAAGCTGAAAACAGTGAGTCAGTTCATTTGGCAATTTGTTCCATCTGCTGTATACATCAACATTCTATTTCTCATCCTTTTAATGGCAAACTCCAATCTCATGTGCtcattttccgatatttcgtGCTTATTCAATACGGACGGATCTGCAGGTTCACAGCcacttttggaatttaatgAGACAAGATTGGGACAAGTTAGTCTATCAACTGAGACAATAAGGCATATCATTGGATTACAG ATAACTGTTATCTATTGTGTCTTGTCATCAAGTTTTGTCTACGGGCTATCTTCTCTATGGTACGAATTTCCAATTAAGTGTCTTCTTTGGGATGCAGCTGTCATTGTGTGTCTTATCACCCAG ATTGGCTATTCATATCTTCGAGGTGTTCATCTTTCCGACCTCTTTTCCCTTCTTCCATTGGGAATTTTATTCATATGGATATGTATTATTGTAATCGTCAATGAGTTGATCAAAATCCGTCGGATACGTCAATTCACTCGTGAACAAAGAAGAaccaaattcgaattt
- the D1007.15 gene encoding Cation_ATPase_C domain-containing protein (Confirmed by transcript evidence), which produces MAEEQELGLSSDIAFDRLILEAKSSIAEWYSVNVVNKLKPDAHRPNKVCTFSHYFCTRTFLFIRISLIFLIVGSVDIENRITYSSATVYALLLLYTILLEVWQNRIRSTAFQQKYRKAFDAILEMEKQKPTKFNYNPKSLEAVTDDVAVCQSCFRDGQVMEVPRILLVIGDVITFRPGQVAPCNCETFDGRVLAEGDRLSWDIKSDKKSGFVDPLEPVYARVTCYPIKNHLETALSADDSPLQFDYQLQYMIHNVFEHYVIPVALLCSILGTIVRFCYSDDENLFGTRFVFAVPSLTVLPLLILQLPLLLHFVKFINNREVAKFLGLPDDFESCKDLVSILSSITGTSFVDKKGILSCAHPSIEKVVFATNQAGYTVKQNISACQVCPNLPYLTAQSPIF; this is translated from the exons ATGGCAGAAGAACAAGAACTTGGTTTATCAAGTGATATTGCATTTGATAGACTGATTCTTGAAGCAAAATCATCAATTGCTGAATGGTATAGTGTGAATGTTGTCAA TAAGCTCAAACCGGATGCTCATCGCCCCAACAAAGTATGTACATTCTCTCATTACTTCTGCACACGgacttttctttttattcgaatttcattgatttttctgatcgTTGGATCGGTTGATAT tgaaaatcgtATAACGTATTCATCGGCGACCGTCTATGCTCTTCTACTTCTTTACACAATTTTATTGGAAGTATGGCAGAACCGTATTCGTTCAACAGcttttcaacagaaatatcGGAAAGCATTTGATGCGATTTTAGAGATGGAAAAGCAGAAGCCCACAAAATTCAACTACAATCCGAAAAGTCTTGAAGCTGTAAccgatgacgtggcagtcTGTCAGTCGTGTTTCCGTGATGGACAAGTTATGGAAGTTCCGAGGATTCTGTTGGTCATTGGAGATGTGATTACGTTTCGGCCAGGGCAG GTGGCTCCATGTAACTGTGAGACATTCGATGGCCGAGTTCTAGCTGAAGGCGATCGGCTCAGCTGGGATATCAAATCCGATAAGAAGTCTGGATTTGTAGATCCACTTGAGCCTGTTTAT GCTCGCGTTACATGCTACCCAATCAAGAATCATCTAGAAACAGCCCTATCAGCTGATGATAGTCCTTTGCAATTTGACTATCAATTACAATATATGATCCATAATGTTTTTGAGCATTATGTGATACCAGTTGCTTTGCTCTGCTCAATTCTCGGAACAATTGTGCGATTCTGTTACTCTGACGATGAAAATTTATTCGGGACCAG ATTTGTGTTCGCTGTGCCAAGTCTTACTGTGCTCCCACTTCTGATCCTTCAACTCCcacttcttcttcattttgtcAAGTTTATAAATAATCGAGAAGTAGCAAAGTTCCTGGGATTACCAGATGATTTCGAGTCTTGTAAGGATTTGGTCAGCATATTATCAAGTATTACTGGGACCagttttgttgataaaaaagGCATTTTGTCATGTGCCCATCCGTCGATCGAGAAAGTCGTGTTTGCCACAAATCAGGCTG GTTACACTGtcaaacaaaacatttcagcTTGTCAGGTTTGTCCGAACTTACCATACCTAACGGCGCAAAGTCCAATCTTTTGA